The window TATTGACCCGTTACCTGGCCCATGTCTTGTTCTCAGGGCATAAAATTTAATGGGCAAATGGatacaatatttaaatatacatGGGTTGAGTGAGTGAGAAAACTAACCGTGTAGTCATTTAATAGAGTTTTCCAGCATTTTCAGTAATCTCTATGATCTTATGATAGTGTCCACCCTTTAGTTCTCTCAGTTCTCCACAACAAGGAACGATTATGGAATCAAGGTTTTCGCGTGCATCATGGTCCAGTTGTAACGAATCTGCAATTCATTTGTTTCATATAGGGTAAATTATATGACACCAAAATATTCAAACTTTAATTATTGATTTGTAAACTAGATACTCACGGTCAATTGAGGAAAGGAGGTTATTGCTTGCAACATTTGTATCATCAAGTGCAGACGACACAGCAGCTGAATATCGTGTGCGCAAACTTTGATTGGCTTCCAATCCCTCCCTATAAAAAAGGTGAGAAGGTTAATAAGACGCAGCAGTTACAaattatcttttaattaaaCTGTACTATTTCTTTTACCTGACTATTTCTTCCACAGATGCAACATTGCTTTTCTCTAAGCTGAGCAAGGATTCCTGAGCGTTATTCCATTGCTGTGACCCGATTTTCGCCTTTTGTAAACTGTaacatatttacatatttaactaaaataaGCAAAATTGACAGTTAAAGAGAAATCATGGATATTTGTATGAAATGCACATACCAATTCTGAAGGACACCGTCCATGTCTTTCTTTCCACATTCAACTGCTGCAATATCTTCAAGATAGTGGTTTTCAGCCTTTTTAGCATAGCTTGTCCACTCATTCCTTATGCAAGAGCTTGAATCTTTCATTGTTGACATTTCTTGATCAAATCTGTTGGCTTTACTAGCTGCACTCTCACGTAGACCATCCACCGCGGTTTTAACCTATATAGtatcattataattattaattagtcTTTCAgaataaaatttaaacaaataaaatttgagACAGTGTTTGAATGTGCTTCTAACAATTAAATTATCTATATGTTATTATGTTTAGAGTGTTTATAAACGGTGATTATGTAtgaaattaataagaaaaaaggaCCAAAAAATGACATTTATGCGAAGAAAATGAGAGATAGTGTACGAAATGCGAGTAAAGTCAGGCGCAATAGGTCATTCTACTTTTAGAATCTATATCGTTGATCCAAACTTGAAAAACTATGCGAATATAATTAAATAGTCAGCTTCGAAACACAAATCCAAACACCGCCACAAAAAATAGAACATCAACAATCTGCATGTTGGCCCTACCAATTCTTTTTTCCTAGCATTTGAAACTGCAAGTAACTCCGCCACTTTCTCTAGAAGTTGTTTTTCTTCATTTGCAGTGCATTCCTAAAAACAGATTAAGTGAGACGAGTGATACATGTTTTAATAGTAGAAAGAATTAATGAGTAATAGACAGATTCTAATAcctcaaactttctttcaagttcCAATAGTTTTCGGTCATTGACTGTCTGACCCTCTTCAACAATTTGGTCAATTTTGTTGCATGCACGTCTAGTTTATCAAAGAAGCTCATTGTAGTGGTAGATATTGATCGTGATGTTTCAACTGCTCTAGAATGCGCCTGCAGATTACATGGTAAAGGGGATATTTTAATCCATGTATAAACAAAAGAATGATTTGAACTTGTTTTTTCCAATGAAAGTTGTGAATATCCATCATGCTGGTTTGAAATCTAACCTCTCGTTGTATTccatgtataaaaaaataaaataatgattgaACTTTTTTTCTACAATGAAAGTTGTCAAATACATCATGGCAGTTTGAAATCTAACCTCTCGTTGTTGTTGTGCAAATGCCGTTAGTTTCTTTTCCTGGCTGTAGAGAATATTTTCAAGATCACCAAGCAATTTCTCAGCTTCTGATGCAATACCCTTGAAAAGCTGGACAGTAATAAAGCTAGATTAGATTATATACTTacaaaaatgattaataatataaatcagaaTTGAAATATAGATACCTCTCCAAGAGCTGAAGAATTCATCGAGACTTGAGAATTTAAATCTCCGAATGTTGATTGTGAATTCCCATGAAGTTCATCCGCAATATCATCCAAAGCTTTAACACCAGAACCATACATTGTTTTTAACTTCTCCAGGGCAGCACGAAGTTCTTCAGTTGCCTACACTCCCCACGTAGTAGATTTATTATTCATTTGTTCATGCCTTGGAATCCACTTACTAGATTCTacatagaggtggcaattttccACCCCTTTACTTACAAATGGGTCAATGCAGTTACATTATCTCTAAAATGTGTACAGGCCAAACAGGTGGAAAGTCGCCCAAAGAGTAATTTAAATGCATAAAACTTCATAAATCATATTACTAAAAGTTAAATCACGTGCAAAAGGTGTTTCAGATCAAGCCATCCCGCCCTGTTACCTGACCCACACACTTTTCTACCTCATTATTTACCTGGGTCTTGGTAGATACAAAGGATTGCATATCTTCCTCCATGCCTTTCAGTTGTTGCTCTTGTTGAGTTACAGAGGCTGCTATAGTCTTATGCAAAGTGTCAAGCTGTTTGGTTAATTGAGATTGGAATTGCTGGACAAGAATTCTGTTTTCATCTTCAAGTTTGTCCTTGCGCTCTGGAGCAGTGAACATAATAAGGAAATCAATATCAATTCTGGCCCCTTGCACCAAAGGATATTCATACAAATTATATCTCAAGGTTTTACCAATCTTGGTGAATAGACTAGTTACGTCTGATGCTGCATTCTCAAGTTCCCCACGAAGGTCAAATGCCCGCTCAAGAAGTGCTTTTTctgtaaatttattaaaatgacCATTGTCATAAACAAGTTCGACCACTTTTCCCAAATAAAAACTTGCGAGAGGTGGGAAAATGGGCAGGTCGGATAACTTACCAGATTTGAGAAGGTTGGAGATAAgatattctttttctttaattgtTACATTTGCTTGTCTATGCTTTTCTTCAAGAGTGAACAATGAATGCTCAGTTTCTTGCAGCTTTATCTGAAGGCAAAAATAGAAAGTGTGATTCTCTAATTTCAGAGAACTAAAGCTGCAAGCTGATCATGGATCTTGGATTATGAAAAACATCATACCTCGGTCTTCCCAAGCTTATCAGTTAAGTTTGCGGTTATAAGCTGCTGAGAGTTATATAGTTCCTGAAGCTCCATCATTTGCTGTTTATCGAGATAGAAAATCAGGTGCTAacaaaaatcagaaaataatGACAATTGTATGTTTTTGATTGTACCTTTCCCCGGGATTCGTTATCAAGTTCCATTCGCTCTATTTTTTCAGCCATTGCCTGGtttaaataataaagataaaataaacctactaaaatgatGCAAGTTCATGGAAAATAATGTGCAATTTCATGAGAAGTACCTTCTTCTCCTCTTCTTCCTGAAGATATCTTTCTTTTGGTACGTAGATCCCGTTTTTCTCTCTAGCAGCATAGACCTCTGGTTAAGCATAACAGTGTGTTAATTATGGGCTATCTTATTAGAACTTGGATGAACGAGTAATTAAGTAGTTTCAAAACCTTGTTTAAGTCTTTCAATTTCTGAATACAAGTCCTTCATCATTGCAGATTTCATCAACTTTTGATTAATCTGAAACACCAAAAAGAAAATGTCAAGTCACCGTCATCTGCTAAAATAGGAGAAGTTTTTCAATACTCAAACAAACTAAACTTATCTCCACGAACCTCAGGCTTGTTCTTGATATTTTTCGCACGGTGAGCATAATCTAATGTACTGAGTGTCTCTTCCAAAGAATGGATAGAGGGGGAGATTGTAGCAATAATACATGTCTTAGTTTTCCCTCCCAGTGAATCTCTCAACAATCTTGTTAATTACTATCCCTATCATCAGAAACAAACTCGAAATTGTTGACATTTTCCATCTATAGGTTTGTACAAATATGTAATATCTGATATATCTAATAAGAATATCCACTGTAAATAGAATAATACCTATATGGTATATGTCCTGAACGCTCGACTAATGTATTTATGACTCGGCCAAGTGTAAGCAAGCTTTTGTTTATCTCACCAGCTTCCCTTGCTCTGCCCTGCAACAATTGAACTTTATGAGGACTTCAGAGAAAAAGTTATTGTTCATCTTTATAATATGTAAAACATCCGATAGTGAATACACCCATACACTATAAGTGGAAAAAAACAAGAGAtttaaaatgatcaaaataGTTCAAGCTTGCTGACATGTGCTACTTCATACCTCTTTTGCACCAGACCTCGATATATTCTCAGAACCAGCAAGATCAACTAGGTTGAGCTTTCCACATCTAATTATCTCTTCGCCCTCTGGAGTACGCTCCTTAATGTGGATTGTGATAGAGAATATCGAGTGAGAACGACTACTTTGTTTATTCATAAGGGTTTCTGCTGTACGCCTTTTAGCAGAGCCTTTCTCCAATATTCTGTATATTTCATCAGCAGTGGAAACTAACTCCTCTTCCAAGCCTCTAACAAGTACACCTCCCTTTCCATCCTCCATAAGTGCTATCGGCTTCTTGGATTTATCTTCCGGAAATTTTGAAGCTTCTTCAGGAGCCAAAAGATCTGTTATTTCCTCATTGTACAGCTCTAGAAACGTAACTTTCATACTATACTCTGCACTTTGAGCTTCTAATATATCAAATATCTGTCTAACAGCCCTGGGAATTACACCTGCATCACTCGGGAATTCCCCATTCTGAACACAATAACAGTTATCATTATCACAATGCATTGAAAGGCCAAAACGTAAAGGGTAAAGGGTCCGTTACATTATGATCCAAAATTATACCTTTTTCCTCCCTCCTCCTTCCATGGTGTACGTTTTTCCAGTTCCTGTCTGCCCGTAAGCAAATATAGTGCAGTTATATCCCTCGAGAACTTCAAAAACTATCGGAGATACAGCTGAGTGATACAAATCCCTTTGTTGGGATTTTGGACCAAATACCTATATATACTTTACCATATTAGCACAAAGAAGAACTCAACAGTTTCAAACAGATAAATTTAATCCAAGTTATCTTTCAAACATCTGCAGTACATGAATACACCCAAAAATTTCGTAAAGATTGttttcttcaaacaataaaGAAGACGGCTTTGTGATAAAGATTAACCATTTGTAGCTAAGAACAAAACACAAACgaaataaaacaaagaaaacaaaccTTATCAAACACAAAAGACCTGTCAATCTGCTTATTAGCAATAGTCTGAACAGCACAAACTTCCCTTTTGTTTTCGGCACATGTAATAACCATCGGTGTATGCAGTTTCTCCTCGTCTCCATTCATCGGTCTAgacattttcacaaaacaaaaaaaaaatcataatcaaaatgttcaaatagTACTcatttattatcattaaatagctatggaaaaaaaaagaaaaagtaaaagagTAACACACCTGCATCTAACAACCACCTGAATGTTAAcacctttttctttattattattattattattagtactaTCATATTTACCATTCAGATTTCCATCTGTATGCCTTAGATCTCTTACTGCCTTGTCCGTAGACCTCGGCGTGTGTGACGGTGAACTCGGTATCGTATTTCCTCCTTTCCTTTCCATTTCTGTACTTTTTCAAATCACAATCAACTAATTTcaaatctgaaaaaaaaaaaaaatcattaatctttttatatatatttgtatatatatttatcttaaaaatgttcatcatatatatatacagattgcATCTTCAAATCACAGGCAAGTAACTTTAAatcataacaaattaacaagcCTTAAATTTTCATATACATCAAAtgttcatcatatatatatatatacagattaaATCTTCAAATAAACTTAAATCaataaaaagttacatatatatatcaaatgtgtatatgtgtgtgtgtgtatatatatacacacacacacaaatcaaacaaaataacaatGACCCAGATCAAGATTCATAATACATTGACTTGGAACATTAAAAAGATACAAAATTTATAGATACCAAGTTTGACTCATTGAGCTGAGTCAATTAGTACTACTAAAAAAACAGTAATAAATATTGTAGTATGTAACAGAAAATGCAGGTGAAAcggaaaaacaaaaataaatctgaaaattaataataaaacagtaaattaacaaattgagctgaaaaaataaataatataatatatgaaatatgaaagaaaaagaaaacctgAATGGAATTTGTTGGTGTTGAAAATTGTTGTGaagtgaatttagatttagtgtacaaatataaaaagaagtttttattatataatttatattattttggggtggttaaaatataaaataataaaataaaataaaagtagagagagagggagagagaagTAGAGAGGATCAGGGAATTGAAAAAAGAGAATTATGGCCGTTATAGAGAGGGGCTGTTTGAAATTTTAAGAAGTTTTGTTGTGATCCCGTTATTCAAAATACATACGTTAGAGGTTACCTAATACGGagtacttttttaaattaactagtgttatacccggCCGTTAGCCGAGGATAACAACCAGACATACAATTGAATCCAAGTCTTTAATTTTAGTATGTCAACCACATCGTTAAACATTACAATGTAGTTCTTAGGACAAAAAACTTTTGTTGCGAAATAAAAAATTGCAAACTGTCTTGAAAGGTATAAATAAGAAGTTAAAAACTTTGacggtgaaaataaaaagactaaCATTGCATCACTGTgaatttttaaacataaaactttaaaggtaaaaagaaaagttttaaaagaTTTAGTGGTTAAAGTACGAAACACTAAAACGTTATCACCCTAAAAATAATGATACAAGTCAAAAATGGAAACCTAAAGAAGGCAATTAATGATATaagtcaaaaataaaagataaaaccttAAAGAAggcaaatattaaaaatatatatatatagggtgaagattctggaagaaggtgtcttaaggagagaagggagaaaaTGTCCTATTAGctaatcagaacgcgacatatggcaaaattttaaaaaaagcatggtgacaattttgtaaataaatgaaagttttgtgaagcttggtcagcttgggatctcagtgggttgggtcagcttgagttgGATCAGTTTTGTTTGGTTCAGTTTGATcagtcagcttgggtctgggtcagcttggggtcatgTCAGGTTTAGGccagcttgggtcagcttggggttgggtcagtttggggtctgggtcatctttggtcatggttgggtcagcttgggcccTGGGTCGGGTTagtttggggtctggtcaggttgggtcagcttgacacaatttacacataatctacacaaatgtagattatgggttttgggtcagcttggggtcaggtcagGTTAGGtcaggtcagcttggggttgggtcagtttggggtctgggtcaggattgggtcagcttgacacacaatctacacaaatgtagattatgggttttgggtcagcttggggtcaggtcagGTTAGGtcaggtcagcttgggttgggtcagtttggggtctgggtcagggttgggtcagcttgacacacaaTCTAcataaatgtagattatgggttttgggtcagcttgggttctgggttaggtcagcttgggttctaggttggatcagcttgggttaggttgggttagcttggggtctggtcaggttgggtcagcttggggttgggttagcttgacacaatttacacataatctacatttgtgtagattatgagttttgggtcagcttaggttctgggttgggtcagcttggggtctggtcaggttggctCAGCTTGGGGTTGGTTAGCTTgatacaatttacacataatctacacaaatgtagattataggttttgggtcagcttgggtcacgtTGGGTCAGCTTCGGGTCTATGTCAGGTTGAATCAGCTTAGGTTCTGGGTtaggttggggttgggttaggttagcttggggttggggtgggttagcttggggttgaccaagctgaccaaccaagctgacccagaacctgggctgaccaagctgacccagaacccaagctgacccggaacccaggctgaccaaaagtttgatttatttacaaaaatgccaccgtgcaatttttttaaaaaaacgacGTTTCACACTCTGATTGGTTAATAtaaccttctctccttaacacaccttgttatttgatctctctcctatatatatatatatagaagccTAAAGAAGCAAATAATGAtataagtcaaaaaaaaaaatagaaaccaAAAGAAGGCAAGTTGATATCTACAAACCACatgaactaaaaaaaaaacaagcagc is drawn from Erigeron canadensis isolate Cc75 chromosome 9, C_canadensis_v1, whole genome shotgun sequence and contains these coding sequences:
- the LOC122581516 gene encoding LOW QUALITY PROTEIN: kinesin-like protein KIN-5D (The sequence of the model RefSeq protein was modified relative to this genomic sequence to represent the inferred CDS: inserted 3 bases in 3 codons) is translated as MERKGGNTIPSSPSHTPRSTDKAVRDLRHTDGNLNGKYDSTNNNNNNKEKGVNIQVVVRCRPMNGDEEKLHTPMVITCAENKREVCAVQTIANKQIDRSFVFDKVFGPKSQQRDLYHSAVSPIVFEVLEGYNCTIFAYGQTGTGKTYTMEGGGRKKNGEFPSDAGVIPRAVRQIFDILEAQSAEYSMKVTFLELYNEEITDLLAPEEASKFPEDKSKKPIALMEDGKGGVLVRGLEEELVSTADEIYRILEKGSAKRRTAETLMNKQSSRSHSIFSITIHIKERTPEGEEIIRCGKLNLVDLAGSENISRSGAKEGRAREAGEINKSLLTLGRVINTLVERSGHIPYRDSXLTRLLRDSLGGKTKTCIIATISPSIHSLEETLSTLDYAHRAKNIKNKPEINQKLMKSAMMKDLYSEIERLKQEVYAAREKNGIYVPKERYLQEEEEKKAMAEKIERMELDNESRGKQMMELQELYNSQQLITANLTDKLGKTEIKLQETEHSLFTLEEKHRQANVTIKEKEYLISNLLKSEKALLERAFDLRGELENAASDVTSLFTKIERKDKLEDENRILVQQFQSQLTKQLDTLHKTIAASVTQQEQQLKGMEEDMQSFVSTKTQATEELRAALEKLKTMYGSGVKALDDIADELHGNSQSTFGDLNSQVSMNSSALGELFKGIASEAEKLLGDLENILYSQEKKLTAFAQQQREAHSRAVETSRSISTTTMSFFDKLDVHATKLXQIVEEGQTVNDRKLLELERKFEECTANEEKQLLEKVAELLAVSNARKKELVKTAVDGLRESAASKANRFDQEMSTMKDSSSCIRNEWTSYAKKAENHYLEDIAAVECGKKDMDGVLQNCLQKAKIGSQQWNNAQESLLSLEKSNVASVEEIVREGLEANQSLRTRYSAAVSSALDDTNVASNNLLSSIDHSLQLDHDARENLDSIIVPCCGELRELKGGHYHKIIEITENAGKXLLNDYTVDEPSCSTPKKRPFNLPTITSIEELQTPSFEELLKHFWDSKSSSKLPNGERSTSSF